Proteins encoded within one genomic window of Humulus lupulus chromosome 1, drHumLupu1.1, whole genome shotgun sequence:
- the LOC133803225 gene encoding uncharacterized protein LOC133803225, which yields MEFDEYDYLEKTVEENDDRDLKRKTKKEGSEKSYRKRDVEDDAAALLGGEDDDNRRGKKSRGEHENGRDKDRRHRSKERDGERERDRDRERDRERSSRDGEKEKEKGRDRDKERDRERRDRDKERERERREKDKEKEREKEKERRERDKDREERERSRRSRSRSIRDEKPRRSRSQSPSRSDREERSQRSRSRSDRDREIKEREREIEMRDSRRFKDKKELAEPEADPERDQRTVFAYQMPLKANERDVYEFFSKAGKVRDVRLIMDRNSRRSKGVGYIEFYDAMSVPMAIALSGQLLLGQPVMVKPSEAEKNLVQSNTSTGVTGGTGPYGAVDRKLYVGNLHFNMTEVHLREIFESFGPVELVQLPLDLETGQCKGFGFVQFAQLEHAKAAQSLNGKLEIAGRTLKVSSVTDHVGAQDAGAKSADFDDDEGGGLALNAQSRALLMQKLDRSGIATSIVGSLGVPALNGSAPNQSAINMPINGQAAVAAPGLSVGASVPVGSPSECLLLKNMFDPATETDPDFDADIKDDVEEECSKCGRVIHIYVDKNSAGCVYLRFETVEAAAAAQRSMHLRWFAGRQILALFMQPQVYEAKFRGA from the exons ATGGAATTCGACGAGTATGATTACTTGGAGAAGACTGTCGAGGAGAACGACGACCgagatttgaagaggaagacgaaGAAAGAAGGGAGCGAGAAGAGTTACAGGAAGAGAGATGTTGAAGATGACGCTGCTGCTCTTCTTGGCGGCGAAGACGATGACAACAGGAGGGGCAAGAAGTCGAGAGGAGAACATGAGAATGGTCGCGATAAGGATCGCCGCCATCGGAGTAAGGAGAGAGATGGAGAGCGAGAGAGGGATCGTGACCGTGAGCGCGATAGAGAGAGGAGTAGTAGAGAtggagagaaggagaaggagaagggaAGGGATAGAGATAAGGAGAGGGACAGAGAGAGAAGGGATAGAGATaaagaacgggagagagagagacggGAGAAGGATAAAGAGAAGGAAAGGGAGAAGGAAAAGGAGAGAAGGGAGAGGGATAAAGAtagggaggagagagagaggtCAAGGAGGAGCAGGAGCCGCTCTATTCGTGACGAAAAGCCTCGAAGAAGCCGGAGTCAGAGTCCGAGTCGGTCCGATCGCGAGGAAAGGTCTCAACGAAGTAGGAGTCGATCTGACCGTGATAGGGAAATTAAAGAGAGGGAGCGAGAAATTGAGATGAGAGACAGCAG GAGGTTCAAGGATAAGAAAGAGTTGGCAGAGCCTGAAGCTGATCCAGAGAGGGATCAGAGAACTGTTTTTGCTTACCAG ATGCCCCTGAAGGCAAATGAGAGAGatgtttatgaatttttctcaaaAGCTGGCAAG GTTAGGGATGTGCGGCTGATCATGGATAGGAACTCTAGACGATCAAAAGGAGTTGG GTATATTGAATTTTATGATGCGATGTCTGTACCGATGGCAATAGCTCTCTCTGGACAACTACTACTTGGACAACCTGTGATGGTAAAACCCTCTGAGGCTGAAAAGAATCTTGTTCAATCCAACACTTCTACTGGAGTCACAGGTGGTACAGGACCATATGGTGCAGTTGACAGAAAATTATATGTTGGCAATTTACATTTTAACATGACCGAGGTTCATCTTAGAGAG ATATTTGAATCATTTGGTCCTGTGGAACTTGTGCAATTGCCTCTTGATCTTGAAACAGGACAGTGCAAGGGTTTTGGTTTTGTTCAG TTTGCCCAACTAGAACATGCAAAGGCTGCTCAGAGTTTGAATGGAAAATTGGAGATTGCCGGTCGAACTCTTAAG GTTTCATCTGTTACAGATCATGTTGGAGCACAAGATGCAGGGGCAAAATCTGCAGATTTTGATGATGACGAAGGCGGTGGTTTG GCTTTGAATGCTCAATCAAGAGCGTTACTTATGCAGAAACTAGACCGCTCTGGTATTGCCACTAG TATTGTGGGGTCTCTTGGAGTACCTGCACTGAATGGGTCTGCTCCAAACCAAAGTGCCATAAACATGCCAATTAATGGACAAGCTGCAGTAGCTGCTCCGGGTCTTTCAGTTGGAGCCTCAGTTCCTGTCGGAAGTCCCAGTGAATGTTTACTGTTAAAGAATATGTTTGATCCTGCTACTGAG ACGGATCCAGACTTTGATGCGGATATTAAAGATGACGTAGAAGAAGAATGTTCTAAATGTGGCAGGGTGATACATATTTATGTTGACAA AAACAGTGCTGGCTGTGTTTATTTACGGTTTGAAACGGTGGAAGCAGCAGCTGCTGCACAACGTTCAATGCATCTGAGATGGTTTGCAGGCAGGCAGATCTTAGCCTTGTTCATG CAACCACAAGTATACGAGGCCAAGTTTAGAGGAGCTTAA